In a single window of the Nocardiopsis composta genome:
- a CDS encoding YeeE/YedE family protein has product MTSRSADPAPGGAPETGSAAPAPDAAGPAPALALSWRPTLSAPPPRPPGLDPVRRGPLLAALAAAAALAAYVGAVHGTLPAVLLLLGTGLGVALFHSRFGFTSAWRQFIAVGNGTGLRAHALLLGTTATLFALIIGTGTGLFGNAPQPSAGPIGIALLLGAFLFGIGMQLGGACASGTLFAVGSGQSAILVTLAGFIIGSVLYSAAWPLVADLPALPPFLLSEHVGWAGSWAITVVVLLAMVVGTRAVQNRRVPPPVGAVPTASGALRAIRGSWPLAAGAVALAVLGGAVLLVSGGAWGITSAFNLWGAKLLQLLGAHPEEWAFWRQPDQAAQLAGPVLADKNSLTDIGIVLGAAIAAAAAGSWRLHTGLAWNTVAAGLAGGVLMGVGARLAGGCNIGAYLAGIASGSLHGWLWAAVALAGTWVGLRARALFGLANPKPGDGVC; this is encoded by the coding sequence GTGACATCGCGATCCGCCGACCCCGCCCCGGGCGGCGCCCCCGAAACCGGGTCCGCCGCCCCCGCACCGGACGCCGCGGGCCCCGCCCCCGCGCTCGCCCTGAGCTGGCGGCCGACCCTGTCCGCACCGCCGCCGCGGCCGCCCGGCCTCGACCCGGTCCGCCGCGGCCCGCTGCTCGCCGCCCTGGCGGCCGCCGCCGCGCTCGCCGCCTACGTGGGCGCCGTGCACGGGACGCTCCCCGCGGTCCTGCTGCTGCTCGGCACCGGCCTCGGGGTGGCGCTGTTCCACTCCCGGTTCGGCTTCACCTCGGCATGGCGGCAGTTCATCGCCGTCGGCAACGGCACCGGGCTGCGCGCCCACGCCCTGCTGCTGGGCACCACCGCGACACTGTTCGCCCTGATCATCGGCACCGGAACCGGGCTGTTCGGCAACGCCCCGCAGCCGTCGGCCGGCCCCATCGGCATCGCGCTCCTCCTCGGCGCGTTCCTCTTCGGCATCGGCATGCAGCTGGGCGGGGCGTGCGCCTCGGGCACGCTGTTCGCCGTCGGGTCCGGGCAGTCGGCCATCCTGGTCACCCTAGCCGGGTTCATCATCGGCTCGGTGCTCTACAGCGCCGCCTGGCCGCTCGTCGCCGACCTGCCCGCGCTGCCGCCGTTCCTGCTCTCCGAGCACGTCGGCTGGGCCGGCTCCTGGGCGATCACCGTGGTCGTGCTGCTCGCCATGGTGGTGGGCACCCGCGCGGTGCAGAACCGCCGGGTCCCGCCGCCGGTCGGCGCGGTTCCCACCGCCTCCGGGGCGCTGCGGGCGATCCGGGGCAGCTGGCCGCTGGCGGCCGGGGCGGTGGCTCTGGCCGTGCTGGGCGGAGCGGTGCTGCTGGTCTCCGGCGGCGCGTGGGGCATCACCTCGGCGTTCAACCTGTGGGGCGCGAAGCTGCTCCAGCTGCTCGGCGCGCACCCGGAGGAGTGGGCGTTCTGGCGCCAGCCCGACCAGGCCGCGCAGCTCGCCGGCCCGGTGCTGGCCGACAAGAACAGCCTCACCGACATCGGCATCGTCCTCGGCGCGGCGATCGCCGCCGCGGCCGCCGGCTCCTGGCGGCTGCACACCGGCCTGGCCTGGAACACCGTCGCCGCCGGCCTGGCCGGCGGCGTGCTGATGGGCGTCGGCGCCCGGCTGGCCGGCGGCTGCAACATCGGCGCCTACCTGGCCGGGATCGCCTCGGGCAGCCTGCACGGCTGGCTGT
- a CDS encoding DUF2087 domain-containing protein, whose amino-acid sequence MPETSGCMAVMSDPDALRLLGLLSAPERLRAFSALVLGAGTGEEVALRSGLPVKDALRALEQLERGGIAARSAEGRWSPRPETLRAAVTAAAEDRSAAPVPEGASADQARVLRSFTRDGRILTLPVQRAKRLVLLDHVARTFEPGLRYTEPEVNAMLRAFYSDHALLRRSLVDEGFLDRDGSHYWRCGGTVDV is encoded by the coding sequence ATGCCAGAGACCTCCGGTTGCATGGCGGTCATGTCCGACCCCGACGCCCTGCGACTGCTCGGCCTGCTCAGCGCCCCCGAGCGGCTGCGCGCCTTCTCCGCCCTGGTCCTGGGGGCCGGCACCGGCGAGGAGGTCGCCCTCCGCTCCGGCCTGCCGGTGAAGGACGCGCTGCGCGCCCTGGAGCAGCTGGAGCGGGGCGGCATCGCGGCCCGCTCCGCCGAGGGGCGCTGGTCGCCCCGCCCGGAGACGCTCCGGGCGGCGGTCACCGCGGCCGCCGAGGACCGCTCCGCGGCCCCCGTCCCCGAGGGCGCCTCGGCCGACCAGGCCCGGGTGCTCCGCTCCTTCACCCGGGACGGCCGCATCCTCACCCTGCCGGTCCAGCGCGCCAAGCGGCTGGTCCTGCTGGACCACGTGGCCCGCACCTTCGAGCCCGGCCTGCGCTACACCGAGCCGGAGGTCAACGCGATGCTGCGGGCCTTCTACTCCGACCACGCCCTGCTCCGCCGCTCCCTGGTCGACGAGGGCTTCCTGGACCGCGACGGATCCCACTACTGGCGCTGCGGCGGCACCGTGGACGTCTGA
- a CDS encoding ABC transporter permease produces MLRSLISGLVLAFAGSRANISRTILSCAGIVVGVGALIAVVTAGHFGQTYAKVYGEANGGIAATYEVTAPTPLKDVGAFEEDMLRAGGEAVALQQMVDSPAIQLRQGASVLTDATVFYTDPALADIRRLNMIEGRWFTEADKGSLAPVVVLTEKLAKQLDSSGGYADLELGSSAWQRARVVGVVEDTMMDDWSGSGTVYLMRSPVSEEIAFPDGLDAPSGMGMGLTYRVRVAPDGTPGEDEFTERLAGNSWRWGPEADTETMGVFRMDESEEIDQVLGYVSLGLFGIAGITLTTGMLGVLNVGLVTVRERRRELATYRALGADRFTMFVVVVSEAVVVSVVAGLIALLGCYGIAGVLQALVGDMLPADVSVSVPLQGVLVGLGSAAAVGLLAGIIPAWRALRTSVVAGLRE; encoded by the coding sequence TTGCTGCGCTCACTCATCTCGGGCCTGGTCCTGGCCTTCGCCGGTTCCCGCGCCAACATCTCCAGGACGATCCTGTCCTGCGCCGGCATCGTGGTCGGCGTCGGCGCGCTGATCGCGGTGGTGACCGCCGGGCATTTCGGCCAGACCTACGCCAAGGTGTACGGCGAGGCCAACGGAGGCATAGCGGCCACCTACGAGGTCACCGCGCCGACCCCGCTCAAGGACGTCGGGGCGTTCGAAGAGGACATGCTCCGGGCCGGAGGCGAGGCCGTCGCCCTGCAGCAGATGGTGGACTCCCCCGCCATCCAGCTGCGCCAGGGCGCGTCGGTGCTCACCGACGCCACGGTGTTCTACACCGACCCGGCGCTGGCCGACATCCGGCGGCTCAACATGATCGAGGGGCGCTGGTTCACCGAGGCCGACAAGGGCTCGCTGGCCCCCGTGGTCGTGCTCACCGAGAAGCTCGCGAAGCAGCTGGACTCCTCCGGCGGCTACGCCGACCTGGAGCTCGGGAGCAGTGCATGGCAGCGGGCCCGGGTGGTCGGCGTGGTCGAGGACACCATGATGGACGACTGGAGCGGCTCGGGCACCGTCTACCTGATGCGCTCGCCCGTCTCCGAGGAGATCGCCTTCCCCGACGGGCTGGACGCCCCCTCCGGGATGGGCATGGGGCTGACCTACCGGGTCCGGGTCGCCCCCGACGGGACCCCCGGCGAGGACGAGTTCACCGAGCGCCTGGCCGGCAACTCGTGGCGGTGGGGTCCCGAGGCCGACACGGAGACGATGGGCGTCTTCCGGATGGACGAGTCCGAGGAGATCGACCAGGTGCTGGGATACGTCTCCCTCGGGCTGTTCGGGATCGCCGGCATCACCCTCACCACCGGCATGCTCGGCGTGCTCAACGTCGGGCTGGTGACGGTGCGGGAGCGCCGCCGCGAGCTGGCCACCTACCGGGCGCTCGGCGCCGACCGGTTCACCATGTTCGTCGTGGTGGTCTCCGAGGCGGTGGTGGTCTCGGTGGTGGCCGGGCTGATCGCGCTGCTGGGCTGCTACGGGATCGCGGGCGTCCTCCAGGCGCTCGTCGGGGACATGCTCCCCGCGGACGTCTCGGTGAGCGTTCCCCTGCAGGGGGTCCTCGTGGGACTGGGCAGCGCCGCCGCGGTCGGCCTGCTCGCCGGGATCATCCCGGCATGGCGGGCGCTGCGCACGTCGGTGGTGGCCGGATTGCGGGAATAG
- a CDS encoding HAD family hydrolase — MSESNTTAPSFPEPVAPALLFDLDGTLIDSVYQHVIAWRNALAKADIELSVWRIHRRIGMSGGLFVNALMRETGLRLSAEQVAEAVEDHAVEYLRQHSSVVPLPGATELLRTLSARGISWAIATSGQRRTAGRALELLGLPEDTPMVTRDQVRFAKPDPDLFLAAAAQLGVDPRHTVVIGDSVWDMLAARRAGALGVGVLSGGYGRDELERAGAYRVYADPAELLARLDELGVRGAEEGG, encoded by the coding sequence GTGAGCGAATCGAACACCACCGCACCCTCCTTCCCCGAGCCCGTCGCGCCGGCCCTGCTGTTCGACCTGGACGGCACCCTGATCGACAGCGTCTACCAGCACGTCATCGCCTGGCGGAACGCCCTGGCCAAGGCCGACATCGAGCTGTCGGTGTGGCGCATCCACCGCAGGATCGGGATGAGCGGCGGCCTGTTCGTCAACGCGCTGATGCGCGAGACCGGGCTGCGGCTCTCCGCCGAGCAGGTCGCGGAGGCGGTGGAGGACCACGCCGTGGAGTACCTGCGCCAGCACTCCTCGGTCGTCCCGCTGCCCGGCGCCACCGAGCTGCTGCGCACGCTCAGCGCCCGCGGCATCTCATGGGCCATCGCCACCAGCGGCCAGCGCCGCACCGCCGGGCGGGCCCTGGAGCTCCTCGGCCTGCCCGAGGACACCCCGATGGTCACCCGGGACCAGGTCCGGTTCGCCAAGCCCGACCCCGACCTGTTCCTGGCCGCCGCCGCGCAGCTGGGGGTCGATCCGCGGCACACCGTCGTCATCGGCGACAGCGTGTGGGACATGCTCGCCGCCCGCCGGGCCGGCGCACTGGGCGTCGGAGTGCTCTCCGGCGGGTACGGCAGAGACGAACTGGAGCGCGCCGGCGCCTACCGGGTCTACGCCGACCCCGCGGAGCTGCTCGCGCGCCTGGATGAGCTGGGCGTCCGCGGCGCGGAGGAGGGCGGCTGA
- a CDS encoding TetR/AcrR family transcriptional regulator codes for MTARTDHPGPPRTGGVRERLLDAAYGAVVAGGWSRMRMADIARSAAVSRQTLYNEFGTKEGLLQAVVLREADRFLDGVEHILGEHGGAPADAVAAAARWTLAATAEDPLLRAVIAGDDELLPVLTTRAEPLHVALEQRINAYLSRRHPGLGRRGEAMTEVAVRLSLSYVLLPTDPERAAERIVAAVAGIAAAPRPAG; via the coding sequence ATGACCGCCCGAACCGATCACCCCGGCCCTCCGCGCACCGGCGGCGTCCGCGAGCGGCTGCTGGACGCCGCCTACGGCGCGGTCGTGGCCGGCGGCTGGTCGCGCATGCGGATGGCCGACATCGCGCGGAGCGCCGCGGTGTCCCGGCAGACCCTGTACAACGAGTTCGGCACCAAGGAGGGGCTGCTCCAGGCCGTCGTGCTGCGCGAGGCCGACCGGTTCCTGGACGGGGTGGAGCACATCCTCGGTGAGCACGGGGGCGCGCCGGCCGACGCGGTGGCCGCTGCCGCCCGCTGGACGCTGGCCGCCACCGCCGAGGACCCGCTGCTGCGCGCCGTCATCGCCGGCGACGACGAGCTCCTCCCGGTGCTCACCACCCGGGCCGAGCCGCTGCACGTCGCACTGGAGCAGCGGATCAACGCCTACCTGAGCCGCCGCCACCCCGGCCTGGGCCGCCGGGGCGAGGCGATGACCGAGGTCGCGGTCAGGCTCAGCCTCTCCTACGTGCTGCTGCCCACCGACCCGGAGCGCGCCGCGGAGCGCATCGTCGCCGCGGTCGCCGGGATCGCCGCGGCGCCCCGCCCGGCCGGCTGA
- the hisN gene encoding histidinol-phosphatase, with protein sequence MAAFDDDLRLAHVLADAADDLSMQRFRALDLRVETKPDLTPVTEADQAVEETLRSVLSRARPRDAVVGEEYGKTGNSSRVWVLDPIDGTKNYVRGVPVWATLIALLEHDRPVVGLVSAPALQRRWWASLGGGAWNGRSLTKATRCWVSKVAELEDASLSFSEMSEWEEQGRLESFLGLTRNVWRTRAYGDFWSHVMVAEGAVDIAAEPELSLWDAAPLPIILEEAGGRATDLRGQAFTDGGALVCTNGALHDKALMWLNGGPTPVRSD encoded by the coding sequence ATGGCGGCCTTTGACGACGACCTGCGTCTGGCCCACGTCCTCGCGGACGCGGCCGACGACCTGTCCATGCAGCGCTTCCGCGCCCTCGACCTGCGTGTGGAGACCAAACCGGACCTGACCCCCGTGACCGAGGCCGACCAGGCGGTCGAGGAGACCCTGCGCAGCGTGCTCTCCCGGGCCCGCCCCCGGGACGCGGTGGTCGGCGAGGAGTACGGCAAGACCGGCAACAGCAGCCGGGTATGGGTGCTCGACCCCATCGACGGCACCAAGAACTACGTCCGCGGGGTGCCGGTGTGGGCCACCCTGATCGCCCTGCTGGAGCACGACCGCCCCGTGGTCGGCCTGGTGTCCGCCCCGGCGCTGCAGCGGCGCTGGTGGGCCTCGCTGGGCGGCGGCGCGTGGAACGGCCGCAGCCTGACCAAGGCGACCCGCTGCTGGGTGTCGAAGGTGGCGGAGCTGGAGGACGCCTCGCTCTCCTTCTCCGAGATGTCGGAGTGGGAGGAGCAGGGGCGGCTGGAGTCCTTCCTCGGGCTGACCCGCAACGTGTGGCGGACCCGGGCCTACGGCGACTTCTGGTCGCACGTGATGGTCGCCGAGGGCGCGGTGGACATCGCCGCCGAGCCCGAGCTGTCGCTCTGGGACGCCGCCCCGCTGCCGATCATCCTGGAGGAGGCCGGCGGCCGCGCCACCGACCTGCGCGGCCAGGCGTTCACCGACGGCGGTGCCCTGGTCTGCACCAACGGCGCCCTGCACGACAAGGCCCTGATGTGGCTGAACGGCGGGCCGACCCCGGTCCGCTCCGACTGA